The Chitinophagales bacterium nucleotide sequence TGACATGGACGGGGTTCTCGTCTTCTCTGAGCCTTTTTGGAGAGAGGCGGAGCATAAGATTTTCAAGGAGAGATTTAATATCGAACTCACGGAAGAAGATGTGAACCAAAGTACAGGATTGAAGACTACTGAAGTGGTCAATATGCATATGTCAAAATATGGTTTTACCTGTGATCTATCGGAGATAGGACATGAAATAGAAAAAGAAGTAGTGCGGTTAGTCTATGAGCGAGGCGAGCCTATGGATGGACTGAGAGAACTCACAGAATGGATAAAAGAAAAAGGATGGCGACGCTGCCTAGTCACTTCGTCCTCGCAGTATGTGTATGAAAGCATTGTCCGTTTTGTGGGCTTAGATGACTATTTTGAGCGTAAATTTACAGCTTATGATGAGGAATGGGGCAAGCCTCATCCTGCGGTCTATCATTCAGCCATAAACTACCTAGGACTGGCAAAAGAAGATATCATAGTCATCGAAGATAGTATGAATGGCGTCAAAGCTGCCTATGCTGCTGGATTGAAAATTTTAGGACTTCCAGAACAACACAATAGAAGCAATGAAATCTATAATTCAATGATTTTAAATTCATTTCAGAGCCATAATGAAATATTAAATTATTTGAAATCTAATTGTTAAAATCTTAAAGATTTTTACTCTATTTCTCTGTAGCGTACCTCTTAAATTTGTTCTCTATTTATTTTTATGTCATACAGATTATTATTCTCCTTTTTTCTATTACTATTTTCATTTAGTATACAAGCTCAAAATGTGAATCTCAGTGGAACAGTTTCTGATGCAGAGAGCGGAGAGACTATTACAGGTGCTATCGTTTCCATCATGGAACTTCAAGGTGTAGGCACAGCCACCAATGCCTATGGTTTTTATTCCTTATCCATACCAGTGGGTTCTTACAAAGTGCGTATAAAGTTTTTAGGTTATGATGAAAAGATAGAAGAGATAAATGTATCTGCGAGTCAGAAGAAAAATTTCACTATAAAAAAGAAGTCTACAGCTATAAAACAAGTGACAGTTTCTGGAAAGAAAAAACAAAAACTTACAGAAGAAGTACAGATGGGAAAAATTCAAGTGGATTTGAAGGAAATTGAAAAAATTCCTGTTATTCTAGGTGAACGCGATATTTTAAAATCTATTCAACTCTTACCCGGAGTCATGCCTCAGCAGGAAGGTGCTTCTGGTATTGTCGTGCGTGGAGGCGGTATTGATCAAAATTTGATATTACTCGATGAGGCACCAGTTTATAATGCCTCCCATTTACTTGGTTTCTTTTCTACTTTTAACTCTGACGCTTTAAAAGACTTGACTT carries:
- a CDS encoding HAD-IA family hydrolase, yielding MQKIQAILFDMDGVLVFSEPFWREAEHKIFKERFNIELTEEDVNQSTGLKTTEVVNMHMSKYGFTCDLSEIGHEIEKEVVRLVYERGEPMDGLRELTEWIKEKGWRRCLVTSSSQYVYESIVRFVGLDDYFERKFTAYDEEWGKPHPAVYHSAINYLGLAKEDIIVIEDSMNGVKAAYAAGLKILGLPEQHNRSNEIYNSMILNSFQSHNEILNYLKSNC